In one Deltaproteobacteria bacterium genomic region, the following are encoded:
- a CDS encoding glycoside hydrolase family 15 protein: MSYQPIENYGVIGDLCTVALVGMNGSIDFMCLPEFDSPSVFAALLDHRRGGRFQLAPLLDGARQRQLYLPGTCVLLTRFLATTGIAEVSDFMPVEDAEGEHNVVRRAKTVRGEVRFRMLCQPRVDYARESPAAEHTPDGVRFVASGNHPIALHLRASVPLRIEAGAAVAEFTLRADESASFVLEQIRPGEDSPSAAPDYVADAFKRTVNFWRRWLGRSSYQGRWREMVNRSALTLKLLTSRPHGSIVASPTFGLPEEVGGQRNWDYRYTWIRDASFT; the protein is encoded by the coding sequence ATGAGCTATCAGCCGATAGAGAACTACGGGGTCATCGGCGATCTGTGCACGGTCGCTCTGGTCGGCATGAACGGATCGATCGACTTCATGTGCCTGCCGGAGTTCGACTCGCCCTCCGTCTTCGCCGCCCTGCTCGATCACCGCCGCGGCGGCCGCTTTCAGCTCGCACCCCTGCTCGATGGGGCGCGGCAGAGGCAGCTCTATCTGCCGGGCACCTGCGTGCTCCTGACGCGCTTTCTCGCGACCACCGGCATCGCCGAGGTGTCGGACTTCATGCCCGTCGAGGACGCGGAAGGCGAGCACAACGTGGTCCGGCGCGCCAAGACCGTGCGGGGCGAGGTGCGCTTTCGCATGCTCTGCCAGCCTCGCGTCGACTACGCGCGCGAGAGCCCCGCTGCCGAGCACACGCCCGACGGCGTGCGCTTCGTCGCGTCGGGCAACCATCCGATCGCGCTCCATCTCCGCGCGTCGGTGCCGCTGCGCATCGAGGCCGGCGCCGCGGTCGCCGAGTTCACCCTGCGCGCGGACGAGTCGGCCTCGTTCGTGCTCGAGCAGATACGGCCCGGAGAGGACTCCCCCAGCGCCGCGCCCGACTACGTCGCGGACGCGTTCAAGCGCACCGTCAACTTCTGGCGCCGGTGGCTCGGTCGCTCCTCCTACCAGGGGCGCTGGCGTGAGATGGTCAACCGCTCCGCGCTGACCCTCAAGCTCCTCACCTCGCGGCCGCACGGCTCCATCGTCGCGTCCCCCACCTTCGGGCTTCCCGAGGAGGTCGGCGGCCAGCGGAACTGGGACTATCGCTACACCTGGATCCGCGACGCCTCCTTCACG